Below is a window of Candidatus Didemnitutus sp. DNA.
TTTTCCCGCGCCATGCCCGCCCCCACCGCGCTCGCCTCCGCCACGTTTCACTCGTTCGACTGGGTGGACTACGCTATCCTCTGCGCCTATCTCGCGGTGAATCTTCTGGTCGGCTGGTGGCTGTCGCGTCATCGGCAATCGTCCGAGCACTTTTTCCGCGGCGATCGCCGCGTGCGCTGGTGGGCGGCCGGCATCAGCTTCTACGCCACCGCGACCACGAGCATCAGCTTCATGGCGGTGCCGGCGAAAAGCTACGCGACCGACTGGCGCGCGATCGGCTCGGCGCCGGCGCAGGCGTTCGCGACACTCGTGATCGCGTTCTGCTTCGTCGGCGCACTCCGCCGCTTGAACATCACGACCGTCTTCGAATACCTCGACCGGCGCTTCGGCGCGGAAGTGCGCTTGCTCGGTGCGACCCTGAGCGTGCTGCTGAAGGTGTTCGGGCGCATGAGTGTCGTGATGCTGCTGCCCTCGCTCGCACTCGCCTCGCTGACCGGCTTCAACGTCTATGCATGCATCGTGCTGCTCGGCGGCGTGACTGTCGCCTACGCGATGTTGGGCGGGTTCGTCGCGGTGCTGTGGACCGACGTCTTTCAATTCGCGGTCGTGTTCGGCGGGGTCGCCCTGGCCTTGTGCTATATGGCGGCCGGCGTGCCGGGCGGCTTCGGCGGCATCTGGGAAGTGGGCCTGCGCGAGGGCAAGCTGGCCGCCGTGTCCTGGGAATGGAATTTCACCGAGCCGACCGTGTGGGTCTTCGCCGGTCTGATGGCACGCACGGTCTTTTTCCAGCTCAGCGACCAGTCGCTGATGCAGCGCGTATTCGCAACGGCCGACGAACGCGCGGCCCGCCGCACGGTCGCGCTCGGGGCGTTGCTCGGTCTGCCGAGCTCGGTGTTGTTCTTCTTCGTCGGCACCGCGCTGTTCGCTTTCTACCGCGGTCACCCTCCGCCGCCGGCCGGCATGGCGAACGACGCGATCTTCCCCTACTTCATCGTCAACGAGCTGCCGCACGGCGTCGTCGGCTTGGTCATCGCCAGCGTGCTCGCCTCGGCGATGGGCGCGCTGAGCAGCGACGTGAATTCGGCCGCCACGATCGTCGCCACCGATTTCCTGCCGCTCTGGCGGCGCGAGCCGGGCGACCGGATCCGGTTGCGCGTCGCGCGGCTCGCCACGGTCGTCGCCGGCTGCGCGGCGACCGCAATGGCCGCGTATCTCGCCAGCCTCAACGTGCCGTCGCTCTGGGATCAGGTGCTGAAGCTCGCCGCGCTGCTCGGCGGCGGGTTGCCTGGAGTGTTCGCGCTCGGCCTGCTCACCCGCCGCGCCAACGCCCCCGGCGTCATGGTCGGAGCGCTCGCGAGCATTGTCGGCACGGCCGCGCTGCAAACATTCACGACCGTCAACCCGTTCTTCCAAGGCTTCGCCGCGCTCGTCGTCTGCGTCGGCACTGGTTACCCGGCCAGCCTGCTGCTGCGGCGCAGCCGCCCGCCCCGTGACTTACGCGGCTTGACGCTGTGGGATTTATCCCGCGTCGCTAAATGACGTGATGCCCGGCGCGGTCGTCCGCCGGCAGATAGTGCAGCGTGTGGCCGGGATGCCATTTGCCCTCGATGGTCAGCGTGATGGGATCCTCGGGCACGCCACTCTCGTTTCGCTCGACCAGGTCGATCAACTTGTCGACCGCCACCCGTCCGATGAGTCGCGCATTCTGGTGGATGCCGGAGATGCGACTCTCCGGATCGTGCACGGACAGACTCACCAATCCGAGTTCCTCCGGCATGCGCAGCCCGCGCGCCGCGAGTTGCTGCATCTGATCTTCCTGCAACAGCGAGATCATCACGTCTGGCTTCTCGCGCCGCACCCAGCGCCGCACTTCGTCTGCATCCCACGTCTGGTAAAGCAGCGAGCGCACGCCGGTGTCGAAGCCGAGCTTCTCCCGCTCGATCATGAACGCCGCCTCCCAACGATGCTCGAGCCGCTGGCACAACGGCCCGTCCATGACGAAGCCCGGGCGCCGGTAGCCGTTCCGGTGGCATTCGTGCAGCGCGAGCATCATCGACTGGTAGTGGTCGTTCGACGTCCGGTGAAACACCGGATGGGCAATGCTCAAGCCGTGCGCCACGACCGAAAAATACTCCCACTTCAAGTCGATCTGCATCCCGAGTCGCGGCAGCGGTGTGAGGAACACGCCGCGCACTCCGCGCGCACGCAGCATCTCGCTGAACCGCTGGTTGCTCATGCCGTCGCGATAGAGCCAGAAATGCGACAGCTGATAACCGCGCCCCGCCGCGCGCTCCTTGGCGCCGTCAAACAACAACCGCAAGAGCGGTGACGGCATCTTCGCCCAGCCGTCGTGCGTCTGAAACGCCGTCACGTAGGCGAGCACCGGCTGTTGCGCACCGCTCGTGCGCTTGCGCCGGCGCGTCTGCATCAGCGCGGAGACGAACGGATGGGTGCGATAACCCATTTCCTCCGCCAGACGCAGCACCTCGGCGCGCGTCGCGGCCGAGATGTTGCCGCGACTGCGCAGGCATTTCGACACGGTCGCGACCGACACCCGGGCTCGCTCCGCCACATCTCGCATCGTCACTGGCATACGGAAACACGCGGATAGCGTCCGGCGCGGAAAAGGAAACTCCAATGTCGCGTGCAGTCGATTTTTCGCTCGGAGCCGGCGCAGGGTAACAATTTGCCTTTGAGCGCCCTTTTCGCAGGCAAAGCCACGGATTAAACGCGTGCACCCCTGCCCCGCCGTGACCCGCCGAGAATTCATCCGCAGCACGTCCCTCCTCGCATCCGCCGTGGTGTTGCGCGCGCGAAGCTCCGAAGCGCCCGCCGCCCGTCCCCGCGTCGATCTGCTGGCCGGGCTGAGCGACCACGGCGATTTGCGGCTGCCCGCGTGGGGACCCTACACGAAACACCTCGCCGGCGTTTCGCACCTGCCGGATCCCGCCAGCGGCCTGCGCTTCGATCTGGCCGTTTTCCCCGGACTCTATCGTCGCCGGCAGTCTGTCCCGATGGTGACCTACGACTCGGGCTTTCAGCCGTGGAGCGCCACGCCCGACCTCAGACACTACACGCTGCGCTATCCCCTCGGCGGACTCGAAGACTTCTACGCCGATCTCATCTTTGATCAGGAACACGGCGGCACCTCGATCCGCGCGCAGCTCGTCAACGCCACGGCGGAGCCCCAGCAGCTCTCGCTGCACTTCCTCGCCTCGCTCCACTTCCCGGAAGCGGGCCCGTATCGCCAGCCGCCACTCCGCGCCGCGCGCGTCTCCTTGCCCGAAGGCGCCGTGTGGCTCGAGGCTTCGCACTACGAATCGCTCACGCTCGACGAGGAGGCTCCGCAACGGCACCTGCCGGACAACGCCGAGATTTGGGGCGAAGTCCGGCGCGACGGCTGCGTCAACGGCACCGCGCTGGCCGGCGGGTTCGGACGGAAGGAAGGACAGCGCGTCAGCTACGCGCGGCCGGCGGGCTTCTCGCCGGCAGACACGGTGGCGTTGCTGCGCTACCGCTCCGGCGCCGGCGCGCGCACGCACCTGAGTTGCACCGGACTCTACGCCGCTGATCTGACCCTCGAGGGCGACGGCTCATTTCGGATCGTCGAGATTCCGCTCGCCGATCCGACCGCGCAGGGATTCACGCTCGCGGTCAGCGAAGGCAGCGAAATCGAGATCGATGGCTTCGCGCTGGTCCGCCGCGCCGACGTCGCGCTCGTGGCATTCCACGTCCCGCCGCTCGACTATCGTCCGGAAGTTACGTCACTCGACTCGTCATCGCTCGCCCTCACCTATGCGGCGATTCCCGG
It encodes the following:
- a CDS encoding sodium/solute symporter (Members of the Solute:Sodium Symporter (SSS), TC 2.A.21 as described in tcdb.org, catalyze solute:Na+ symport. Known solutes for members of the family include sugars, amino acids, nucleosides, inositols, vitamins, urea or anions, depending on the system.); its protein translation is MPAPTALASATFHSFDWVDYAILCAYLAVNLLVGWWLSRHRQSSEHFFRGDRRVRWWAAGISFYATATTSISFMAVPAKSYATDWRAIGSAPAQAFATLVIAFCFVGALRRLNITTVFEYLDRRFGAEVRLLGATLSVLLKVFGRMSVVMLLPSLALASLTGFNVYACIVLLGGVTVAYAMLGGFVAVLWTDVFQFAVVFGGVALALCYMAAGVPGGFGGIWEVGLREGKLAAVSWEWNFTEPTVWVFAGLMARTVFFQLSDQSLMQRVFATADERAARRTVALGALLGLPSSVLFFFVGTALFAFYRGHPPPPAGMANDAIFPYFIVNELPHGVVGLVIASVLASAMGALSSDVNSAATIVATDFLPLWRREPGDRIRLRVARLATVVAGCAATAMAAYLASLNVPSLWDQVLKLAALLGGGLPGVFALGLLTRRANAPGVMVGALASIVGTAALQTFTTVNPFFQGFAALVVCVGTGYPASLLLRRSRPPRDLRGLTLWDLSRVAK
- a CDS encoding LacI family DNA-binding transcriptional regulator, which gives rise to MPVTMRDVAERARVSVATVSKCLRSRGNISAATRAEVLRLAEEMGYRTHPFVSALMQTRRRKRTSGAQQPVLAYVTAFQTHDGWAKMPSPLLRLLFDGAKERAAGRGYQLSHFWLYRDGMSNQRFSEMLRARGVRGVFLTPLPRLGMQIDLKWEYFSVVAHGLSIAHPVFHRTSNDHYQSMMLALHECHRNGYRRPGFVMDGPLCQRLEHRWEAAFMIEREKLGFDTGVRSLLYQTWDADEVRRWVRREKPDVMISLLQEDQMQQLAARGLRMPEELGLVSLSVHDPESRISGIHQNARLIGRVAVDKLIDLVERNESGVPEDPITLTIEGKWHPGHTLHYLPADDRAGHHVI